A single bacterium DNA region contains:
- a CDS encoding PfkB family carbohydrate kinase, which translates to MILVLSANAGLDRTYLVSNFAVGMYHQPRRFRVLPGGKGVNVARVLRQFGNDVIITGFAGGHIGAALTSMLKADGIRTEFVRIAEDSRICLNIVDEATRSQTQLDEVGPLVSPAELAHLRQQWSRLLPHAQMVVISGSAPRGVPFDAYVDMIFSA; encoded by the coding sequence GTGATTCTCGTGCTGTCTGCCAATGCCGGACTGGACCGGACCTACCTGGTCTCGAACTTCGCCGTGGGGATGTACCACCAGCCGCGGCGCTTCCGGGTGCTGCCGGGTGGCAAGGGCGTGAATGTCGCGCGGGTCCTGCGGCAGTTCGGGAACGACGTCATCATCACCGGATTTGCCGGAGGACACATCGGCGCGGCGCTGACCAGCATGCTCAAGGCCGACGGGATCCGCACGGAGTTCGTGCGCATCGCCGAGGACTCGCGCATCTGTCTGAACATCGTAGACGAGGCGACGCGCTCGCAGACGCAGCTTGACGAGGTGGGGCCGCTGGTTTCACCTGCGGAGCTGGCCCACCTGCGGCAGCAGTGGAGCCGCCTGCTGCCCCATGCGCAGATGGTCGTGATCTCTGGTAGCGCCCCGCGGGGCGTGCCGTTCGACGCCTACGTGGACATGATCTTCAGCGCCA